The proteins below are encoded in one region of Sedimentibacter sp. zth1:
- a CDS encoding short-chain fatty acid transporter, whose amino-acid sequence MFKKFTNGCVSVMNKFLPDPFIFAIILTIVVFVAGIIFTGQGPLAMLLNWAGGFWGLLAFSMQMALVLVLGNTMAKANVFQNLLKKIASRAKTPGRAIMLTAVVSIICCWINWGFGLVIGALLAKEMAKQVKGVDYRLLIATAYSGFVVWHGGMSGSIPLNISTVTTLADGSTVVANTGGALTEAISTSMTIFSPMSLVISGLLVIGIPFVCRAMMPDKEHTIEVDPALLVEEKEKVYEIKTPADKIEHSKILWLITVAFGVVFILYNISKNGLNSLNLNFVNFIFLFVGMILHGNIRKYIDAFIDSTKGCSGVLLQFPFYAGIQGMMTGAAIGGVSLAAVISNAFVSIANTTTFPLFTFLSAGIVNFFVPSGGGQWAVQGPIMMPAALKIGVSPAKTAMAIAWGDAWTNMIQPFWALPALGIAGLSAKDIMGYCVITLLFSGVIICGCLLIF is encoded by the coding sequence ATGTTTAAAAAATTTACAAACGGATGTGTATCCGTAATGAACAAGTTCTTGCCAGATCCATTTATATTTGCGATTATATTAACTATCGTGGTTTTTGTAGCTGGTATAATTTTTACAGGTCAAGGTCCACTAGCAATGCTTTTAAACTGGGCTGGAGGCTTCTGGGGACTATTAGCATTCTCAATGCAAATGGCTTTGGTACTAGTTCTTGGTAACACAATGGCAAAGGCTAACGTATTTCAAAATTTACTAAAAAAAATAGCTTCCCGTGCAAAAACACCTGGTAGAGCTATCATGTTAACAGCAGTAGTATCTATTATTTGCTGTTGGATAAATTGGGGATTCGGATTAGTTATTGGTGCACTTCTAGCAAAAGAAATGGCTAAACAAGTAAAAGGTGTTGATTATAGATTACTTATAGCAACTGCCTATTCAGGATTTGTTGTATGGCATGGTGGTATGTCAGGTTCTATACCACTTAATATTTCTACTGTTACAACATTAGCTGACGGTTCAACTGTTGTAGCTAATACTGGTGGTGCCTTAACAGAAGCAATTTCAACTTCAATGACTATTTTTTCTCCAATGAGCTTAGTTATTTCTGGACTTCTTGTTATTGGAATACCCTTTGTGTGTAGAGCAATGATGCCCGATAAAGAACATACAATAGAAGTTGACCCTGCTTTACTAGTAGAAGAAAAAGAAAAAGTATATGAAATAAAGACTCCTGCTGACAAGATAGAACATAGCAAAATATTATGGCTTATTACTGTAGCATTTGGTGTTGTTTTCATATTATACAATATATCAAAAAACGGTTTAAATTCATTGAACTTAAACTTTGTAAACTTTATATTCCTTTTTGTAGGAATGATATTACATGGCAATATCAGAAAATATATAGATGCATTTATTGACTCAACAAAAGGTTGTTCTGGTGTTTTACTGCAATTCCCATTCTATGCAGGAATTCAAGGTATGATGACTGGAGCTGCAATTGGTGGAGTTTCATTGGCAGCAGTGATATCTAATGCTTTTGTTAGCATTGCAAATACTACTACATTCCCACTATTCACTTTCCTTTCAGCAGGTATTGTAAACTTCTTTGTACCATCTGGTGGTGGACAATGGGCAGTTCAAGGACCTATAATGATGCCAGCAGCATTAAAGATTGGTGTTTCTCCAGCTAAAACAGCGATGGCAATTGCATGGGGTGATGCATGGACTAACATGATACAACCATTCTGGGCTTTACCAGCATTGGGTATAGCAGGATTATCTGCTAAAGACATCATGGGATATTGTGTAATAACATTATTGTTCTCAGGTGTTATAATTTGTGGATGTTTACTAATTTTTTAA